A single region of the Lotus japonicus ecotype B-129 chromosome 4, LjGifu_v1.2 genome encodes:
- the LOC130715201 gene encoding manganese-dependent ADP-ribose/CDP-alcohol diphosphatase isoform X2: MPSLWRAERKAMGSANGLEIEKGKQPLFSFGLISDVQYSDIPDGRSFLGVPRYYRHSVYVLQRAVQKWNTHHHRHRFVINFGDIVDGFCPKDQSLNTVKKIVDEFEAFKGPLYHLIGNHCLYNLPRRELLPLLKIKSLKGHAYYDFSPVPQYRFVVLDGYDISAIGWPQDHPRTLVATKFLQEKNPNEDKNCPAGLVGLERRFLKFNGAVGKEQMEWLNGVLQEATKLKQKVVVCCHLPLDPGASSKEALLWNYDEVMSLIHRYNCVKVCFSGHDHKGGYSIDSHGVHHRVLEAALECPPGTDAFGYVDVYDDRMSLYGTDRMRSTDMYFNPKVELS, from the coding sequence GAAAGGGAAACAACCTCTCTTTTCGTTTGGATTGATATCTGATGTCCAATACAGTGACATTCCTGATGGTCGTTCATTCCTCGGTGTTCCGCGGTACTATAGGCATAGCGTTTATGTGTTACAGAGAGCAGTCCAAAAATGGAACACTCATCATCATAGGCATAGATTTGTCATAAACTTTGGAGATATTGTTGATGGCTTTTGCCCAAAAGATCAATCTCTTAACACTGTCAAGAAAATTGTGGATGAATTTGAGGCTTTCAAGGGACCACTGTATCATTTGATTGGCAATCACTGTCTGTACAATCTGCCTCGCAGAGAGTTACTTCCACTATTGAAGATCAAGAGTCTTAAAGGCCATGCTTACTATGATTTTTCACCAGTGCCTCAATACAGATTTGTAGTTCTCGATGGATATGACATAAGTGCAATTGGTTGGCCTCAGGATCATCCAAGAACATTGGTTGCTACGAAATTCCTCCAGGAGAAGAATCCAAATGAAGATAAGAACTGTCCAGCAGGTTTGGTGGGACTTGAAAGAAGGTTTCTCAAGTTCAATGGAGCTGTTGGAAAGGAACAAATGGAATGGTTGAATGGTGTTCTTCAAGAAGCAACAAAATTGAAACAGAAAGTTGTGGTGTGTTGCCACTTGCCTCTGGATCCTGGTGCATCATCAAAGGAGGCATTGTTGTGGAATTATGATGAGGTGATGAGTTTGATACATAGATACAATTGTGTGAAGGTGTGTTTTTCTGGACATGATCACAAAGGTGGATACTCCATTGATTCACATGGTGTACACCATAGAGTTCTTGAAGCTGCTTTGGAATGTCCTCCTGGTACTGATGCATTTGGTTATGTTGATGTTTATGATGACAGAATGTCACTTTATGGCACAGACAGAATGCGGAGTACAGACATGTATTTTAATCCTAAAGTCGAATTGTCATGA
- the LOC130715201 gene encoding manganese-dependent ADP-ribose/CDP-alcohol diphosphatase isoform X3, with the protein MGSANGLEIEKGKQPLFSFGLISDVQYSDIPDGRSFLGVPRYYRHSVYVLQRAVQKWNTHHHRHRFVINFGDIVDGFCPKDQSLNTVKKIVDEFEAFKGPLYHLIGNHCLYNLPRRELLPLLKIKSLKGHAYYDFSPVPQYRFVVLDGYDISAIGWPQDHPRTLVATKFLQEKNPNEDKNCPAGLVGLERRFLKFNGAVGKEQMEWLNGVLQEATKLKQKVVVCCHLPLDPGASSKEALLWNYDEVMSLIHRYNCVKVCFSGHDHKGGYSIDSHGVHHRVLEAALECPPGTDAFGYVDVYDDRMSLYGTDRMRSTDMYFNPKVELS; encoded by the coding sequence GAAAGGGAAACAACCTCTCTTTTCGTTTGGATTGATATCTGATGTCCAATACAGTGACATTCCTGATGGTCGTTCATTCCTCGGTGTTCCGCGGTACTATAGGCATAGCGTTTATGTGTTACAGAGAGCAGTCCAAAAATGGAACACTCATCATCATAGGCATAGATTTGTCATAAACTTTGGAGATATTGTTGATGGCTTTTGCCCAAAAGATCAATCTCTTAACACTGTCAAGAAAATTGTGGATGAATTTGAGGCTTTCAAGGGACCACTGTATCATTTGATTGGCAATCACTGTCTGTACAATCTGCCTCGCAGAGAGTTACTTCCACTATTGAAGATCAAGAGTCTTAAAGGCCATGCTTACTATGATTTTTCACCAGTGCCTCAATACAGATTTGTAGTTCTCGATGGATATGACATAAGTGCAATTGGTTGGCCTCAGGATCATCCAAGAACATTGGTTGCTACGAAATTCCTCCAGGAGAAGAATCCAAATGAAGATAAGAACTGTCCAGCAGGTTTGGTGGGACTTGAAAGAAGGTTTCTCAAGTTCAATGGAGCTGTTGGAAAGGAACAAATGGAATGGTTGAATGGTGTTCTTCAAGAAGCAACAAAATTGAAACAGAAAGTTGTGGTGTGTTGCCACTTGCCTCTGGATCCTGGTGCATCATCAAAGGAGGCATTGTTGTGGAATTATGATGAGGTGATGAGTTTGATACATAGATACAATTGTGTGAAGGTGTGTTTTTCTGGACATGATCACAAAGGTGGATACTCCATTGATTCACATGGTGTACACCATAGAGTTCTTGAAGCTGCTTTGGAATGTCCTCCTGGTACTGATGCATTTGGTTATGTTGATGTTTATGATGACAGAATGTCACTTTATGGCACAGACAGAATGCGGAGTACAGACATGTATTTTAATCCTAAAGTCGAATTGTCATGA
- the LOC130715202 gene encoding high-affinity nitrate transporter 3.1, which produces MAAHRVIIIASLLFCLAGTCYGKVLFSSLKKTLDVTASPKHGQVVEAGLDTITVTWALNKTLPAGTDSSYKTIKVKLCYAPISQQDRAWRKTEDELSRDKTCQHKIVAKPYDASNKTVHTFEWLIERDVPEATYFVRAYALDSNDVQVGYGQTSDAKKTSNLFKIQAITGRHLSLDICSACFSAFSVVSLIFFFYIEKRKKH; this is translated from the exons ATGGCAGCACACAGAGTTATCATCATAGCATCACTTCTCTTCTGTTTAGCCGGAACTTGTTATGGGAAAGTTCTCTTCTCTTCCTTGAAGAAAACCCTTGATGTCACTGCTTCCCCCAAACATGGACAAG TTGTGGAAGCTGGATTGGACACTATCACTGTGACATGGGCTCTGAACAAGACCTTACCAGCTGGAACAGATTCTTCCTACAAAACCATAAAGGTGAAGCTGTGCTACGCGCCGATAAGTCAACAAGACCGCGCGTGGAGAAAGACAGAGGACGAGCTCTCCAGGGACAAGACATGCCAGCACAAGATTGTGGCCAAGCCCTACGATGCATCCAACAAAACAGTGCACACCTTCGAGTGGTTGATTGAGAGGGACGTGCCTGAAGCCACGTACTTCGTACGCGCCTATGCTCTTGACTCCAACGACGTGCAAGTGGGTTATGGTCAAACCAGTGATGCTAAGAAGACAAGTAACTTGTTCAAGATCCAGGCAATCACCGGGCGACACCTGTCGCTTGATATATGCTCTGCTTGTTTCAGTGCCTTCTCAGTGGTGTCCCTGATTTTCTTCTTCTATAttgagaagagaaagaaacatTAA
- the LOC130715201 gene encoding manganese-dependent ADP-ribose/CDP-alcohol diphosphatase isoform X1, which yields MILEGLVSGPETRSLWRAERKAMGSANGLEIEKGKQPLFSFGLISDVQYSDIPDGRSFLGVPRYYRHSVYVLQRAVQKWNTHHHRHRFVINFGDIVDGFCPKDQSLNTVKKIVDEFEAFKGPLYHLIGNHCLYNLPRRELLPLLKIKSLKGHAYYDFSPVPQYRFVVLDGYDISAIGWPQDHPRTLVATKFLQEKNPNEDKNCPAGLVGLERRFLKFNGAVGKEQMEWLNGVLQEATKLKQKVVVCCHLPLDPGASSKEALLWNYDEVMSLIHRYNCVKVCFSGHDHKGGYSIDSHGVHHRVLEAALECPPGTDAFGYVDVYDDRMSLYGTDRMRSTDMYFNPKVELS from the coding sequence GAAAGGGAAACAACCTCTCTTTTCGTTTGGATTGATATCTGATGTCCAATACAGTGACATTCCTGATGGTCGTTCATTCCTCGGTGTTCCGCGGTACTATAGGCATAGCGTTTATGTGTTACAGAGAGCAGTCCAAAAATGGAACACTCATCATCATAGGCATAGATTTGTCATAAACTTTGGAGATATTGTTGATGGCTTTTGCCCAAAAGATCAATCTCTTAACACTGTCAAGAAAATTGTGGATGAATTTGAGGCTTTCAAGGGACCACTGTATCATTTGATTGGCAATCACTGTCTGTACAATCTGCCTCGCAGAGAGTTACTTCCACTATTGAAGATCAAGAGTCTTAAAGGCCATGCTTACTATGATTTTTCACCAGTGCCTCAATACAGATTTGTAGTTCTCGATGGATATGACATAAGTGCAATTGGTTGGCCTCAGGATCATCCAAGAACATTGGTTGCTACGAAATTCCTCCAGGAGAAGAATCCAAATGAAGATAAGAACTGTCCAGCAGGTTTGGTGGGACTTGAAAGAAGGTTTCTCAAGTTCAATGGAGCTGTTGGAAAGGAACAAATGGAATGGTTGAATGGTGTTCTTCAAGAAGCAACAAAATTGAAACAGAAAGTTGTGGTGTGTTGCCACTTGCCTCTGGATCCTGGTGCATCATCAAAGGAGGCATTGTTGTGGAATTATGATGAGGTGATGAGTTTGATACATAGATACAATTGTGTGAAGGTGTGTTTTTCTGGACATGATCACAAAGGTGGATACTCCATTGATTCACATGGTGTACACCATAGAGTTCTTGAAGCTGCTTTGGAATGTCCTCCTGGTACTGATGCATTTGGTTATGTTGATGTTTATGATGACAGAATGTCACTTTATGGCACAGACAGAATGCGGAGTACAGACATGTATTTTAATCCTAAAGTCGAATTGTCATGA